One stretch of Streptomyces sp. NBC_01142 DNA includes these proteins:
- a CDS encoding cytochrome P450 produces MTVSTRVALDPFGADIPAESARLRALGPVVPVELPGGIPAWAPTGYDTLKTLILDSRISRDPRKHWSLWPELGEHPAWGWILGWVGVVNMLSTYGPDHTRLRKLVAPSFTARRTEAMRTRVEQITAELLEGLGTAGASGDVVDVRAGYAHPLPMRLICELFGVPEELREDTGRLIAAIMDTSDPSPEHAASVQRQIGTVLPALIGYKSEHPGDDMTTELIKVRDEDGDRLSDEELLYTLLLVIGAGFETTVNLIGNAVVALLQHPDQLAAVRSGEIGWDAVVDEVLRVHPSIASLPLRFAVTDITVDGVTIPAGDAIVTTYAAAGYDPEHYGPDSTEFDATRGADDHLAFGIGVHRCIGAPLARMEALTALPALFERYPDLRLAAEPGELRQVPSFIAYGWQEIPVRLR; encoded by the coding sequence ATGACCGTGTCCACCCGCGTGGCCCTCGACCCGTTCGGCGCCGACATCCCCGCCGAGAGCGCCCGGCTGCGCGCGCTCGGCCCCGTGGTGCCCGTCGAGCTGCCGGGCGGCATACCCGCCTGGGCGCCCACCGGCTACGACACCCTCAAGACCCTGATCCTGGACTCCCGGATCAGCAGGGACCCGCGCAAGCACTGGTCGCTCTGGCCCGAGCTCGGCGAACACCCCGCCTGGGGCTGGATCCTGGGCTGGGTCGGCGTGGTCAACATGCTGTCCACATACGGCCCCGACCACACCCGGCTGCGCAAGCTCGTCGCGCCCAGCTTCACCGCCCGCCGTACCGAGGCGATGCGCACCCGGGTGGAACAGATCACCGCCGAGCTGCTCGAGGGCCTCGGCACCGCGGGGGCCTCCGGCGACGTGGTCGACGTACGGGCCGGTTACGCCCACCCGCTGCCCATGCGCCTGATCTGCGAGCTGTTCGGCGTCCCCGAGGAGCTGCGCGAGGACACCGGCCGGCTGATCGCCGCCATCATGGACACCTCCGACCCCAGCCCGGAGCATGCCGCGTCCGTCCAGCGGCAGATCGGCACCGTGCTGCCCGCCCTCATCGGCTACAAGAGCGAGCACCCGGGCGACGACATGACCACCGAGCTCATCAAGGTCCGCGACGAGGACGGCGACCGGCTCAGCGACGAGGAGCTCCTCTACACCCTGCTGCTGGTCATCGGCGCCGGATTCGAGACCACGGTCAACCTCATCGGCAACGCCGTCGTGGCTCTCCTCCAGCACCCCGATCAGCTCGCCGCCGTACGCTCCGGCGAGATCGGCTGGGACGCCGTCGTCGACGAGGTCCTGCGCGTCCACCCCTCCATCGCCAGCCTCCCGCTGCGCTTCGCGGTCACCGACATCACCGTCGACGGGGTGACCATCCCGGCGGGCGACGCCATCGTCACCACCTACGCGGCGGCGGGGTACGACCCCGAGCACTACGGCCCCGACTCCACGGAGTTCGACGCCACGCGCGGAGCCGACGACCACCTCGCCTTCGGCATCGGTGTACATCGCTGCATCGGCGCCCCGCTCGCCCGGATGGAGGCCCTCACCGCGCTTCCGGCGCTCTTCGAGCGCTACCCGGACCTCCGGCTGGCGGCCGAGCCCGGCGAACTGCGGCAGGTGCCGTCGTTCATCGCGTACGGCTGGCAGGAGATCCCGGTCCGGCTGCGGTAA